A portion of the Cyanobium sp. PCC 7001 genome contains these proteins:
- the ftsY gene encoding signal recognition particle-docking protein FtsY: protein MVFDWFRRKIAAAETPAADSAAPTAPPTAAPPAALKEDVAASPSAETAPQAAAEDARPPASGGDQDALAWAREAYARLKAQQEAAKAAATPAQPEAPASDSQQQAAPQSEAVPEAEAVPEAEAVPEAEAVPEAPPQPATTPSPGPSLLEQAAAQRAERQQAITAAATPAPSAPPAPELPAQPAAPADMAEPQLGAFDDTFTWSAEVLAAQGKRVDEVSLEEIDWLGRLRQGLEKTRQGFVTQLLEKLGDDPLSPEQLDDLETTLLRADVGVTATDQVLDALRERLNREVVDPAEGIRFLKEQLRDILEQPIQTSASPLLAPERGRLNVWLLVGVNGVGKTTTLGKLANLAVRSGYSCLIAAADTFRAAAVQQVQVWGERSGVPVIANPSANADPAAVVYDALGAAKAQGTELVLVDTAGRLQTKHNLMEELAKVRRIVDKLAPDAAVESLLVLDSSQGQNGLRQAMAFASAAGLTGVVITKLDGSARGGVALAVASEANLPIRFIGAGEGIRDLRPFNSFEFVEALLAG, encoded by the coding sequence ATGGTGTTCGACTGGTTCCGGCGAAAGATCGCCGCTGCGGAAACCCCCGCAGCCGACAGTGCCGCCCCGACTGCCCCGCCGACTGCGGCTCCGCCCGCGGCGCTTAAGGAGGATGTGGCGGCATCGCCATCCGCAGAGACAGCCCCGCAGGCGGCTGCAGAGGATGCCCGCCCGCCTGCCAGTGGTGGCGACCAGGACGCCCTGGCCTGGGCCCGCGAGGCCTACGCCAGGCTCAAGGCCCAGCAGGAGGCGGCCAAGGCCGCGGCCACTCCAGCTCAGCCCGAAGCGCCCGCCTCAGATTCCCAGCAGCAAGCCGCCCCCCAATCCGAGGCGGTGCCGGAAGCCGAGGCGGTGCCGGAAGCCGAGGCGGTGCCGGAAGCCGAGGCGGTGCCGGAAGCGCCCCCCCAGCCAGCCACCACGCCCTCCCCCGGTCCGTCGCTCCTCGAGCAGGCCGCTGCCCAGCGGGCCGAGCGGCAGCAGGCGATCACGGCCGCCGCGACCCCGGCTCCGTCGGCCCCCCCAGCTCCGGAACTCCCGGCTCAGCCAGCGGCCCCGGCAGACATGGCCGAGCCCCAGCTCGGTGCCTTCGACGACACCTTCACCTGGTCGGCCGAGGTGCTCGCTGCCCAGGGCAAACGGGTGGACGAGGTGTCGCTGGAGGAGATCGACTGGCTGGGCCGCCTGCGCCAGGGCCTCGAGAAGACCCGCCAGGGCTTCGTCACCCAGCTGCTGGAGAAGCTCGGCGACGACCCCCTCAGCCCCGAACAGCTCGACGATCTGGAGACCACCCTGCTGCGGGCCGATGTGGGGGTCACCGCCACGGATCAGGTGCTCGATGCCCTGCGCGAGCGTCTCAACCGCGAGGTGGTGGATCCCGCCGAGGGGATCCGCTTCCTCAAGGAACAGCTGCGGGACATCCTCGAGCAGCCGATCCAGACCAGTGCCTCGCCGCTGCTGGCTCCTGAGCGCGGCCGCCTCAACGTGTGGCTGCTGGTGGGGGTGAATGGGGTGGGCAAGACCACCACCCTCGGCAAGCTGGCCAACCTGGCGGTGCGCAGCGGCTACAGCTGTCTGATCGCCGCCGCCGACACCTTCCGGGCCGCGGCGGTGCAGCAGGTGCAGGTGTGGGGCGAGCGCAGCGGGGTGCCCGTGATCGCCAATCCCAGTGCCAACGCCGATCCCGCCGCCGTGGTCTACGACGCCCTGGGGGCGGCCAAGGCCCAGGGCACCGAGCTGGTGCTGGTGGATACGGCCGGTCGGCTGCAGACCAAGCACAACCTCATGGAGGAACTGGCCAAGGTGCGCCGCATCGTCGACAAGCTGGCCCCCGATGCCGCCGTGGAGTCGCTGCTGGTGCTCGATTCGAGCCAGGGCCAGAACGGCCTGCGTCAGGCCATGGCCTTCGCCTCCGCTGCCGGCCTCACCGGCGTGGTGATCACCAAGCTGGATGGCAGCGCCCGGGGGGGCGTGGCTCTGGCGGTGGCCTCGGAGGCCAACCTGCCCATTCGCTTCATCGGCGCCGGCGAGGGGATCCGGGATCTGCGCCCCTTCAACAGCTTCGAGTTCGTGGAGGCCCTGCTCGCCGGCTGA
- a CDS encoding PP2C family protein-serine/threonine phosphatase: protein MSQTPPARPASAPASASASAAASVRQLLDSLNREQRRNQELLASLGFALRSVTNLGRLLELVPLVASRLVEAEGAVLLVFREDGRLWREQLQATPYDRCRALLRQLASQPEDETAAIGSDPAAAALLDQRVARLLDGAQVFATSVVCRSHQRGRLYVFSQRPGFSWSEAHRRHVQLVADLVGVALENDTLLQDMRRHERVDRQLSIGAEVQGQLLPDHCPVIEGIELAARCRPAFQVGGDYYDFIPTRPMRQGRPREKERWALVMGDVMGKGVPAGLLMSLLRGMLRAEVLSGHPPDRILHDLNQLAQEDLAHSHRFVTLFYSDYDPRTRLLRYGNAAHNPPLLWRRHGDRIQRLDAPGLLIGLQSEAEYGVDATVLDPGDVVLYYTDGLTEATGLNGERYEEARLVESFRSACRAGLGAQQILERLFERLDRFVGAQRHLEDDASIVVLKVREELVLPTLPPPGSRVAS, encoded by the coding sequence TTGAGCCAGACGCCGCCTGCCCGTCCTGCCTCCGCTCCGGCCTCAGCCTCGGCTTCCGCCGCCGCCTCGGTGCGTCAACTGCTCGACAGTCTCAACCGGGAGCAGCGCAGGAACCAGGAACTGCTGGCCTCCCTGGGCTTTGCCCTGCGCAGCGTCACCAACCTGGGCCGGCTGCTGGAGCTGGTGCCCCTGGTGGCCTCACGCCTGGTGGAGGCGGAGGGTGCCGTGCTGCTGGTGTTTCGCGAGGACGGCCGCCTGTGGCGGGAGCAGCTCCAGGCCACCCCCTACGACCGCTGCCGCGCACTCCTGCGTCAGCTGGCGTCCCAGCCGGAGGATGAGACCGCGGCCATCGGCAGCGATCCCGCGGCGGCGGCCCTGCTGGATCAACGGGTGGCGCGCCTCCTCGACGGAGCCCAGGTGTTCGCCACCTCGGTGGTGTGCCGCAGCCATCAGCGCGGACGCCTCTACGTGTTCAGCCAGCGGCCGGGGTTCAGCTGGAGCGAGGCCCACCGCCGCCATGTGCAGCTGGTGGCGGATCTGGTGGGGGTGGCCCTGGAGAACGACACCCTGCTCCAGGACATGCGCCGGCATGAGCGGGTGGACCGTCAGCTGAGCATCGGCGCGGAGGTGCAGGGCCAGCTGCTGCCGGATCACTGTCCGGTGATCGAGGGGATCGAGCTCGCCGCCCGCTGCCGGCCGGCCTTCCAGGTGGGGGGCGATTATTACGACTTCATCCCCACCCGCCCGATGCGCCAGGGCCGGCCCCGGGAGAAGGAGCGCTGGGCGCTGGTGATGGGGGATGTGATGGGCAAGGGGGTGCCCGCCGGTCTGCTGATGTCCCTGCTGCGCGGCATGCTGCGGGCCGAGGTGCTGAGCGGCCATCCGCCCGATCGCATCCTGCATGACCTCAACCAGCTCGCCCAGGAGGATCTGGCCCACTCCCACCGCTTCGTCACGCTCTTCTATTCCGACTACGACCCCCGCACGCGCCTGCTGCGCTACGGCAATGCCGCCCACAATCCACCGCTGCTGTGGCGCCGGCACGGAGATCGCATCCAGCGGCTCGATGCGCCCGGCCTGCTGATCGGTCTGCAGAGCGAGGCGGAGTACGGGGTCGATGCCACCGTGCTGGATCCGGGGGATGTGGTGCTGTATTACACCGATGGCCTCACGGAAGCCACGGGTCTGAATGGGGAGCGCTACGAAGAAGCGCGGCTGGTGGAGAGTTTCCGCAGTGCCTGCAGGGCCGGCCTCGGTGCCCAGCAGATCCTCGAGCGGCTGTTCGAGCGCCTCGATCGCTTCGTGGGGGCCCAGCGCCACCTCGAGGACGACGCCTCGATCGTGGTGCTGAAGGTGCGCGAGGAGCTGGTGCTGCCCACCCTGCCGCCGCCCGGGAGCCGAGTGGCAAGCTGA